The following coding sequences are from one Shewanella violacea DSS12 window:
- the bioB gene encoding biotin synthase BioB, with product MSDIQLRYDWQRDEITELFDLPMNDLLFKAHSLHRQVFDPNEVQISRLLSIKTGACPEDCKYCPQSARYDTGLEKERLIEIDKVLTEARSAKAAGASRFCMGAAWRNPHPRDMPYLKDMVSEVKDMGMETCMTLGMLSPEQAGELAEAGLDYYNHNLDTSPEYYGDIITTRTYQDRLDTLSNVRAAGMKVCSGGIVGMGEQASDRAGLLQQLANMEQHPDSVPINMLVKVAGTPFENIDDLDPLVFVRTIAVARILMPYSRVRLSAGREKMSDEMQAMCFFAGANSIFYGCKLLTTNNPEENDDMTLFKRLGLHPEQGKYATVEDDKAVIAKATAKANAIMDKQSSAFYDAAAL from the coding sequence ATGTCGGATATACAGCTGCGCTATGATTGGCAACGTGATGAAATAACAGAACTTTTTGATTTGCCTATGAATGACCTCCTGTTTAAGGCCCATTCATTACATCGTCAGGTATTCGATCCAAACGAAGTGCAGATCAGCCGATTATTGTCGATTAAAACCGGCGCTTGTCCCGAAGATTGCAAATATTGCCCCCAGAGTGCCCGCTACGACACGGGTCTGGAGAAAGAGCGATTAATCGAAATTGATAAGGTATTGACTGAGGCTCGTAGCGCTAAAGCCGCTGGAGCTTCGCGCTTCTGTATGGGCGCCGCCTGGCGTAATCCACACCCAAGAGACATGCCTTATTTAAAAGATATGGTCAGCGAAGTCAAAGATATGGGTATGGAGACCTGCATGACCTTAGGCATGCTTTCTCCTGAGCAAGCCGGAGAGCTGGCTGAGGCGGGACTGGACTACTATAACCATAACTTAGACACCTCTCCCGAGTACTATGGCGATATCATCACCACACGAACCTATCAGGACAGACTCGATACCTTGTCTAATGTTCGCGCCGCTGGCATGAAGGTTTGCTCTGGTGGCATCGTTGGTATGGGCGAACAGGCGAGTGATCGTGCCGGTTTATTACAGCAATTGGCGAACATGGAGCAGCATCCCGATTCTGTGCCTATTAATATGTTGGTCAAGGTCGCTGGTACTCCGTTCGAGAATATCGATGACCTCGACCCCTTAGTATTTGTGCGTACGATTGCAGTGGCACGGATTTTAATGCCTTACTCAAGAGTTCGTCTGTCGGCGGGTCGTGAGAAAATGTCTGATGAGATGCAGGCCATGTGTTTCTTCGCTGGAGCTAATTCTATCTTCTATGGTTGTAAGTTATTGACCACTAATAACCCAGAAGAGAATGATGATATGACACTGTTTAAACGCCTGGGTCTACATCCGGAGCAAGGTAAATATGCCACGGTAGAAGATGATAAGGCCGTGATAGCCAAGGCAACGGCTAAGGCGAACGCCATCATGGATAAACAGAGCTCTGCCTTCTATGATGCTGCAGCCTTGTAA
- the bioA gene encoding adenosylmethionine--8-amino-7-oxononanoate transaminase — protein sequence MNKNNSNISPSISTATLSTAEPSSSSIDFEFDKQHIWHPYTSMNNALPAFGVVSAKECLLTLDDGRQLIDGTSSWWACVHGYSHPAIVDAMQSQLGKLSHVMFGGITHQPAIELSKKLVAMTSDNLTKVFLADSGSIAVEVALKMALQYWQGRNQPNKQRILTVKCGYHGDTFAAMSICDPEGGMHTMFGDSVTQHEFVSAPQACFGACFNPSELGEMRAKLEAMQGEIAAVIIEPILQGAGGMRFYHPDYLLGLRQLCDEFKVLLILDEIATGFGRTGKMFAYEHAASNGQTVEADILCLGKALTGGYISLAVTMCSDEVAQGISDSPAGVFMHGPTFMGNPLACSAACASLDLLANGEWQGQIASIEAQLSTELAEAIDYPQVKDVRVLGAIGVIEMKSTVNTAQLQQEFVDLGVWIRPFSNLIYIMPPYVITPEQLTKLTSAMKIVASKLVESVEVSGFISHG from the coding sequence ATGAACAAAAACAATTCCAATATCAGTCCTAGTATCTCAACAGCGACTCTTTCAACAGCAGAGCCTTCAAGCTCCAGCATAGATTTTGAATTTGATAAACAGCATATCTGGCATCCCTATACCTCAATGAACAATGCCCTGCCTGCATTCGGTGTGGTATCGGCAAAAGAGTGCCTACTCACCTTAGATGATGGTCGCCAGCTTATCGATGGCACCAGCTCCTGGTGGGCCTGTGTTCATGGGTACAGCCATCCGGCAATCGTCGATGCTATGCAGAGTCAACTTGGAAAACTCAGCCATGTGATGTTTGGCGGTATCACTCATCAACCTGCCATCGAACTCTCGAAAAAATTGGTCGCCATGACCAGTGATAACCTGACTAAGGTGTTTCTGGCAGACTCAGGCTCTATTGCCGTCGAAGTGGCGCTTAAGATGGCACTGCAATATTGGCAAGGCAGAAATCAGCCTAACAAACAGCGCATCCTCACGGTAAAATGCGGCTATCACGGCGATACCTTCGCCGCCATGAGCATATGTGATCCCGAAGGCGGCATGCACACCATGTTCGGTGACTCAGTCACCCAACACGAATTTGTCAGCGCACCACAGGCATGTTTTGGTGCCTGTTTTAATCCCAGCGAACTGGGCGAGATGCGAGCCAAACTTGAGGCCATGCAAGGTGAAATTGCCGCCGTGATCATAGAGCCTATACTGCAAGGCGCTGGCGGTATGCGCTTCTACCACCCGGATTATCTACTCGGCCTGCGTCAACTTTGTGATGAATTTAAGGTGCTACTGATACTCGATGAGATAGCCACGGGCTTTGGCCGCACCGGCAAGATGTTCGCCTATGAGCATGCCGCATCTAATGGACAAACCGTTGAGGCCGATATCTTATGTTTAGGCAAGGCGCTCACCGGCGGCTATATATCACTGGCTGTTACTATGTGCAGTGATGAAGTCGCACAAGGGATCAGCGACTCCCCTGCCGGCGTCTTTATGCATGGTCCTACCTTTATGGGTAACCCATTAGCTTGCTCGGCCGCCTGTGCCAGCTTAGATCTGCTTGCAAATGGTGAATGGCAAGGACAAATCGCCAGTATAGAAGCTCAATTAAGTACTGAACTGGCAGAAGCTATCGATTATCCCCAGGTAAAAGATGTGCGAGTACTGGGCGCCATCGGGGTGATTGAGATGAAATCGACTGTCAATACAGCTCAGCTACAGCAAGAGTTTGTCGACCTTGGCGTGTGGATCCGCCCCTTCTCCAACCTTATCTACATCATGCCCCCCTACGTGATCACACCCGAGCAGCTGACTAAACTGACCTCGGCAATGAAAATCGTCGCCAGCAAGCTGGTGGAAAGCGTTGAAGTGAGCGGTTTTATCAGCCATGGCTAA